A single window of Carassius auratus strain Wakin chromosome 9, ASM336829v1, whole genome shotgun sequence DNA harbors:
- the gcgb gene encoding glucagon b: MMTRIYAFIGLLFLILIQSSQQIPIQENMEENSSFMSEDALFSDPREVSNMKRHSEGTFSNDYSKYLETRRAQDFVQWLMNSKRSGVLTRRHADGTFTSDVSSYLQDQAAKEFVSWLKTGRGRGE, translated from the exons ATGATGACAAGGATCTATGCCTTTATTGgacttttatttcttattctgaTCCAGAGCAGCCAACAGATTCCCATACAAGAAAACATGGAAGAAAACTCCAG CTTTATGTCTGAGGATGCACTATTTAGTGACCCAAGAGAAGTGAGCAACATGAAGAGACATTCAGAGGGCACTTTCTCAAACGATTACAGCAAATACCTGGAGACCAGGAGAGCACAAGACTTCGTTCAGTGGTTAATGAACTCCAAGAGAAGTGG AGTCCTCACACGACGGCACGCAGACGGCACATTCACCAGTGACGTCAGCTCTTACCTGCAGGACCAGGCAGCAAAAGAGTTTGTGTCCTGGCTAAAAACAGGGAGAGGACGAGGCGAGTGA